In the genome of Kitasatospora cathayae, one region contains:
- a CDS encoding RNA-guided endonuclease InsQ/TnpB family protein, giving the protein MHLRYSYRIYPTSGQRAALARTFGCARVVYNDALAVRKEARKDGKPYPKSADLQKLVITSAKRTAERGWLASVGVDPLIQSLRDLASAYRNFFDSVSGKRQGRPVGLPRFKSKRLSRQSLRFTHNGFRIRSNGKLNLAKIGDVRVKWSRALPADPSSGTIVLDPSGRYHASFVVDVEPVHLPEIDAEVGIDLGLTTYAVLSDGSVIDNPRFLRKAEKRLKAAQRELSRKAKGSKNRAKARRKVAKAHAKVADTRMDWLHQQTTRIIRETQAVYLEDLNVRGLARGRLAKSVHDAGWSTFRRLIEEKAARYGRHIGIVHRAFPSSQLCSGCGHRDGPKPLAVREWACGVCGVLHDRDLNAARNILAAGQADRLNAPGGPVSPGVAIPRQARPVERGTHLGDQRSTGVRAAGAGGIPAP; this is encoded by the coding sequence GTGCACCTGAGGTACTCCTATCGCATCTACCCGACGTCGGGTCAGCGCGCTGCGCTGGCCCGGACGTTCGGGTGTGCGCGGGTGGTGTACAACGACGCTCTCGCGGTGCGGAAGGAGGCCCGCAAGGACGGGAAGCCGTACCCCAAGAGCGCGGATCTTCAGAAGCTGGTGATCACGTCGGCGAAGAGGACCGCCGAGCGGGGGTGGCTGGCCTCGGTCGGGGTGGACCCGCTGATCCAGTCCCTCCGGGACCTGGCATCGGCTTACCGGAACTTCTTCGACTCGGTGTCCGGCAAGCGGCAGGGCCGGCCGGTCGGCTTGCCACGGTTCAAGTCGAAGCGCCTCTCTCGGCAGAGCCTGCGGTTCACCCACAACGGGTTCCGCATCCGGTCCAACGGCAAGCTGAACCTGGCGAAGATCGGCGATGTGCGGGTGAAGTGGTCGCGGGCCCTGCCCGCCGACCCGTCGTCCGGGACGATCGTGCTGGACCCGTCCGGCCGCTATCACGCGAGCTTCGTCGTGGACGTGGAACCGGTCCACCTTCCCGAGATCGATGCCGAGGTCGGCATCGATCTCGGGCTCACCACCTACGCCGTCCTCTCCGACGGCTCGGTGATCGACAACCCTCGCTTCCTCCGCAAGGCGGAGAAGAGGCTCAAGGCCGCGCAGCGGGAGCTGTCCCGCAAGGCCAAGGGGTCGAAGAACCGGGCCAAGGCCCGGCGCAAGGTCGCCAAGGCCCACGCCAAGGTGGCCGACACCCGCATGGACTGGCTGCACCAGCAGACCACCAGGATCATCCGCGAAACCCAAGCGGTGTACCTGGAGGACCTGAACGTGCGCGGCCTCGCCCGAGGCCGCCTGGCCAAGTCCGTCCACGACGCCGGATGGTCCACCTTCCGGCGCCTGATCGAAGAGAAAGCAGCCCGGTACGGGAGACACATCGGCATCGTGCACCGCGCGTTCCCGTCCTCCCAGCTCTGCTCGGGCTGTGGGCACCGCGACGGGCCCAAGCCCCTCGCGGTGCGCGAGTGGGCCTGCGGCGTGTGTGGTGTGCTGCATGACCGTGACCTCAATGCTGCTCGCAACATCCTGGCCGCCGGGCAGGCGGACAGGCTAAACGCCCCTGGAGGGCCGGTCAGTCCTGGTGTGGCGATCCCACGCCAGGCACGGCCCGTTGAACGGGGAACCCACCTCGGCGACCAGCGGTCCACGGGCGTCCGTGCCGCAGGCGCGGGAGGAATACCCGCCCCTTGA
- a CDS encoding V-type ATP synthase subunit D has protein sequence MTSRRHAPPGRAARLRLRHSLDVALRGADLLDRKLRVLLERHGQLRQDEETAEARWRERLAEAETWLLRGLLVSGEGALAAAAVADRADVVVEWTVSMGVHHPSGVSCTDAVRAAHEPAPGNTALVHAEAAYREAVRAAAAYAAHRTAARLVGEETARTRRRVRALRRHWIPRLTAELAAVEQAVEQAEHEDAVRRRWAADRTRGQA, from the coding sequence ATGACCTCGCGCCGGCACGCCCCGCCGGGCCGGGCGGCCCGGTTGCGGCTGCGGCACAGCCTGGACGTCGCCCTGCGCGGGGCCGACCTGCTCGACCGCAAGCTGCGGGTGCTGCTGGAGCGGCACGGGCAGCTGAGGCAGGACGAGGAGACGGCCGAGGCACGGTGGCGGGAGCGGCTGGCGGAGGCCGAGACGTGGCTCCTGCGTGGCCTGCTGGTGAGTGGGGAGGGCGCGCTGGCCGCGGCGGCCGTGGCCGATCGGGCGGACGTGGTTGTCGAGTGGACCGTCTCCATGGGGGTGCACCACCCGTCCGGCGTCTCCTGCACCGACGCCGTCCGGGCCGCGCACGAGCCCGCCCCGGGCAACACCGCGCTGGTGCACGCCGAGGCGGCCTACCGAGAGGCGGTCCGGGCGGCCGCCGCCTATGCCGCGCACCGGACGGCGGCCCGGCTGGTAGGGGAGGAGACGGCTCGGACCCGCCGTCGGGTCCGGGCCCTGCGTCGGCACTGGATCCCACGGCTGACCGCCGAACTCGCCGCCGTGGAGCAGGCGGTGGAGCAGGCCGAGCACGAGGACGCGGTCCGCCGCCGCTGGGCGGCGGACCGGACGCGTGGTCAGGCGTGA
- the pdhA gene encoding pyruvate dehydrogenase (acetyl-transferring) E1 component subunit alpha: protein MTRRTAADPHRGSLGPPGGREHRHDLLREMLRIRRFEERCVELYSAGEIRGFVHLCIGEEAVSVGVHQALTPEDSVVTTYREHGHALARGIPMAAVLAEMLGRVTGCSRGRGGSMHLFDVGRRFYGGHGIVAGGIPVAAGLALADRMRGRPNLTCCFFGDGAVAEGEFHETANLAALWDLPLLMVCENNLYAMGTPLAREHAQIDLAARAASYGLVAWAVDGMDVLAVERAVRRAAQAVREGAGPYFLELRTYRFRAHSMYDPDLYRDKAEIEQWKQRDPITLLTDRMRAEDGFDDAGLDLVEKEVSEELERAVEEAGKGGLEPPEDLLRFVYSPAGERP, encoded by the coding sequence ATGACCCGCAGGACGGCGGCCGACCCGCACCGCGGTAGCCTCGGGCCGCCGGGCGGCCGCGAACACCGGCACGACCTGCTGCGGGAGATGCTGCGCATCCGCCGCTTCGAGGAGCGGTGCGTCGAGTTGTACAGCGCCGGAGAGATCCGCGGCTTCGTCCATCTGTGCATCGGCGAGGAGGCCGTCTCCGTCGGCGTTCACCAGGCGCTCACGCCCGAGGACTCCGTGGTCACCACGTACCGCGAACACGGCCACGCGCTGGCCAGAGGCATTCCCATGGCGGCGGTGCTGGCCGAGATGCTCGGCCGGGTCACCGGCTGCAGCCGGGGCCGGGGCGGGTCGATGCACCTGTTCGACGTCGGCCGCCGGTTCTACGGCGGCCACGGAATCGTCGCCGGGGGCATCCCGGTGGCGGCCGGCCTGGCGCTGGCCGACCGGATGCGAGGCCGGCCGAACCTCACGTGCTGCTTCTTCGGCGACGGCGCGGTCGCCGAGGGCGAGTTCCACGAGACCGCCAACCTCGCCGCGCTCTGGGACCTGCCGCTGCTGATGGTCTGCGAGAACAACCTGTACGCCATGGGCACCCCGCTGGCCCGTGAGCACGCCCAGATCGACCTGGCCGCCCGGGCGGCCTCCTACGGGCTGGTCGCCTGGGCCGTGGACGGCATGGACGTCCTGGCCGTCGAACGGGCCGTCCGGCGCGCGGCGCAGGCCGTCCGGGAGGGAGCCGGCCCCTACTTCCTCGAACTGCGCACCTACCGCTTCCGCGCGCACTCCATGTACGACCCGGACCTCTACCGCGACAAGGCCGAGATCGAGCAATGGAAGCAGCGAGACCCGATCACCCTCCTCACCGACCGGATGCGCGCCGAGGACGGCTTCGACGACGCCGGGCTCGATCTCGTCGAGAAGGAGGTCTCCGAGGAACTGGAGCGGGCTGTGGAGGAGGCCGGGAAAGGCGGGCTGGAACCTCCGGAGGACCTGCTGCGCTTCGTGTACAGCCCCGCGGGGGAACGGCCGTGA
- a CDS encoding acyl carrier protein, whose protein sequence is MNHDQALALLQEVLTEIVPDADFGRIGPDIDLRETLELDSIDFLTLVERLSERAGCRIDEDDYPRLTTLADGAALLAERT, encoded by the coding sequence GTGAACCACGACCAGGCCCTGGCCCTCCTCCAGGAGGTGCTGACTGAGATCGTCCCGGACGCGGACTTCGGGCGGATCGGACCGGACATCGACCTGCGGGAGACGCTCGAACTCGATTCCATCGACTTCCTCACCCTCGTCGAGCGGCTGTCCGAACGGGCGGGGTGCCGGATCGACGAGGACGACTATCCGCGCCTGACCACCCTCGCGGACGGCGCGGCCCTCCTGGCCGAGCGAACCTGA
- a CDS encoding flavodoxin family protein, producing MHTVIVYESMYGNTREIAEAIAEGVHQADPTASVDCLPVAEAIADVTRSADLLVVGGPTHIHGMSSGLSRRMAVAAENRKEGRENATAEARQTAEGPGLRSWFHDLPNTEPGTYAAAFDTRVGTPLAGSAADGIAQRLSRHHYDVVAEPEGFIVEGTDGPLRAGELDRARAWGARLV from the coding sequence ATGCACACCGTGATCGTGTACGAAAGCATGTACGGCAACACCCGCGAGATCGCCGAGGCCATCGCCGAGGGCGTCCACCAGGCCGACCCCACCGCGTCCGTCGACTGCCTCCCGGTGGCCGAAGCCATCGCCGACGTGACCCGGTCCGCGGACCTGCTGGTGGTCGGCGGCCCGACCCACATCCACGGCATGTCCTCCGGGCTCAGCCGCCGGATGGCCGTCGCGGCCGAGAACCGCAAGGAAGGCCGCGAGAACGCCACCGCCGAAGCCCGGCAGACCGCCGAGGGACCGGGCCTGCGCTCCTGGTTCCACGACCTCCCGAACACCGAACCCGGCACCTACGCCGCCGCGTTCGACACCCGCGTCGGCACCCCACTGGCCGGCAGCGCAGCCGACGGCATCGCCCAGCGGCTCTCCCGACACCACTACGACGTGGTCGCCGAACCCGAGGGCTTCATCGTCGAGGGCACCGACGGCCCGCTGCGCGCCGGTGAACTCGACCGAGCCCGCGCCTGGGGCGCCCGCCTGGTCTGA
- a CDS encoding alpha-ketoacid dehydrogenase subunit beta: MTGAKAAREPTYRDALREALREALAADERVFLMGEDVGRYGGAFGVSLGLLDEFGPDRVRDTPLSESAFVGAGVGAAIAGLRPIVEVMTVNFSLLALDQILNNAATLLHMSGGQVAVPLVIRMTTGAGRQLAAQHSHSLEGWYAHIPGIRVLAPATLDDARYMLAPALADPDPVVIFEHGSLYNVTGTPDPGAAPVDLDSAAVRRAGSDVTLITHGGSLGKALEAAERLATDSIEAEVVDLRTLRPLDDATALASVARTHRAVVIDEGWRTAGLSAEVAARIAEQGFYDLDAPVERVCGAEVPVPYARQLEEAALPQVAGIVAAARRAVG, translated from the coding sequence GTGACCGGGGCGAAAGCAGCTCGGGAGCCGACCTACCGGGACGCGCTCAGGGAGGCGCTGCGCGAGGCCCTGGCGGCCGACGAGCGGGTGTTCCTGATGGGCGAGGACGTCGGGCGGTACGGCGGTGCCTTCGGCGTCAGCCTCGGACTGCTCGACGAGTTCGGACCCGACCGCGTCCGCGACACACCACTGTCCGAGTCGGCCTTCGTGGGCGCCGGCGTCGGCGCGGCCATCGCCGGCCTGCGGCCGATCGTCGAGGTGATGACCGTCAACTTCAGCCTCCTCGCCCTGGACCAGATCCTGAACAACGCCGCGACGCTGCTGCACATGTCCGGCGGACAGGTCGCCGTGCCGCTGGTGATCCGGATGACCACCGGCGCCGGCCGACAGCTCGCCGCCCAGCACTCGCACAGCCTCGAAGGCTGGTACGCCCACATCCCGGGCATCCGGGTGCTGGCCCCGGCCACCCTGGACGACGCCCGGTACATGCTGGCGCCCGCGCTGGCGGATCCCGATCCGGTGGTGATCTTCGAACACGGCTCCCTCTACAACGTCACCGGCACCCCGGACCCGGGCGCCGCTCCGGTTGACCTCGACAGCGCCGCCGTCCGCCGCGCCGGGAGCGACGTCACCCTCATCACCCACGGCGGCTCGCTCGGCAAGGCACTGGAGGCCGCCGAGCGGCTGGCCACGGACAGCATCGAGGCCGAGGTCGTCGACCTGCGGACCCTCCGCCCGCTGGACGACGCGACGGCCCTGGCCTCCGTCGCCCGCACCCACCGGGCCGTGGTGATCGACGAGGGCTGGCGCACGGCGGGGCTGTCGGCCGAGGTGGCGGCACGGATCGCCGAGCAGGGGTTCTACGACCTGGACGCGCCGGTGGAGCGGGTGTGCGGGGCCGAGGTGCCGGTGCCGTACGCCCGGCAGCTGGAGGAGGCCGCCCTTCCGCAGGTCGCGGGCATCGTGGCGGCGGCCCGGCGGGCGGTCGGTTGA
- a CDS encoding 2-oxo acid dehydrogenase subunit E2 produces MAEFTMPALGADMTEGTLLEWLVHPGDRVARGDIVAVVDTAKAAIEVECFETGTVERLLVEPGATVPVGAAMAVIDTVKSAPEPAPGLAPEPARAGGPGATPLVRHLAEDSGVDLAAVHGTGPGGRITRADVVAAVPGKWTGKRQVAPRRPATGAQALPSGSRVRATPLARRVAAEAGLDLATVTGTGTDGAVRVSDVRAVIGTASPPTPPPTPPAPSPESAQTRAAADRQQAMRRAVGDLMARSKREIPHYYLSTTVGLSPAIDWLRARNRQLPVSKRLVPAALLLKAAALAAREVPQLNGFWTDGGFVRAPAVHLGVAVALRGGGLVAPAIHDAADLSPAELMARLRDLVTRARAGRLRGSETTDPTITVTSLGDQGVEAVFGVIYPPQVALVGLGRVVERPWAVDGMLGVRPVVTATLSADHRASDGATGARYLAALDRLLQKPEEL; encoded by the coding sequence ATGGCCGAGTTCACCATGCCAGCCCTCGGCGCCGACATGACCGAGGGGACGCTCCTGGAATGGCTGGTTCACCCGGGGGACCGGGTGGCCCGCGGCGACATCGTGGCCGTCGTGGACACGGCCAAGGCGGCGATCGAGGTCGAGTGCTTCGAGACCGGCACGGTCGAGCGGCTGCTGGTCGAACCCGGGGCGACGGTCCCGGTGGGCGCTGCCATGGCCGTCATCGACACCGTGAAGTCCGCGCCCGAGCCGGCACCGGGACTGGCGCCCGAGCCGGCGCGGGCCGGCGGGCCGGGAGCCACACCGCTCGTCCGACACCTGGCCGAGGACAGCGGGGTGGACCTCGCCGCCGTGCACGGGACCGGCCCCGGCGGACGGATCACCCGGGCCGATGTCGTGGCCGCGGTGCCGGGCAAGTGGACCGGGAAGCGGCAGGTGGCGCCACGGCGCCCGGCCACCGGTGCGCAGGCACTGCCGTCCGGGTCCCGGGTCCGGGCGACGCCGCTGGCCCGGCGCGTCGCGGCGGAGGCCGGGCTCGACCTCGCCACCGTGACGGGAACGGGCACGGATGGAGCGGTCCGGGTGTCCGACGTCCGGGCCGTCATCGGCACGGCGTCCCCGCCCACGCCCCCGCCCACGCCCCCGGCACCGTCCCCGGAGAGCGCGCAGACGCGGGCCGCAGCGGACCGGCAGCAGGCGATGCGCCGAGCCGTCGGCGACCTGATGGCCCGCTCCAAGCGGGAGATCCCGCACTACTACCTCTCCACCACCGTGGGCCTCTCCCCCGCAATCGACTGGCTTCGCGCGCGCAACCGTCAACTCCCGGTGTCCAAACGGCTGGTGCCAGCCGCCCTGCTACTCAAAGCCGCGGCCCTGGCGGCTCGCGAGGTGCCGCAGCTCAACGGCTTCTGGACCGACGGCGGTTTCGTCCGCGCGCCCGCGGTCCACCTTGGCGTGGCCGTCGCACTGCGCGGCGGCGGGCTGGTCGCACCGGCCATCCACGACGCCGCCGACCTGTCGCCGGCCGAGCTGATGGCACGGCTGCGGGACCTGGTGACCCGGGCGCGCGCCGGGCGGCTGCGCGGCTCCGAGACCACCGACCCGACGATCACCGTCACCAGCCTGGGAGACCAGGGAGTGGAGGCCGTCTTCGGCGTCATCTACCCGCCACAGGTCGCGCTCGTGGGTCTCGGCAGGGTCGTCGAACGGCCCTGGGCCGTCGACGGCATGCTCGGCGTCCGCCCGGTGGTGACCGCCACCCTCTCCGCGGACCACCGTGCCAGCGACGGGGCGACCGGCGCCCGCTACCTGGCGGCGCTCGACCGGCTGCTGCAGAAACCGGAGGAGCTTTGA
- a CDS encoding universal stress protein encodes MHQAELTGSRVEAVIAWEPPFSGTGSGVSVGDPQALRDIACKVLTESIDKAVGPKPPVTITARAEEGTPAQVLLKAAGDESVTLLVVGSRGLGGFTGALLGSVGRHCAQHAPCPVVIVRGRHA; translated from the coding sequence GTGCACCAGGCGGAGCTGACCGGTTCCCGGGTGGAGGCGGTCATCGCATGGGAGCCGCCGTTCTCCGGAACGGGCAGCGGTGTCTCGGTCGGCGACCCGCAGGCCCTCCGGGACATCGCGTGCAAGGTCCTGACCGAGAGCATCGACAAGGCCGTCGGGCCCAAGCCCCCGGTGACGATCACCGCCCGAGCCGAGGAGGGCACGCCCGCCCAGGTGCTGCTGAAGGCCGCCGGCGACGAGAGCGTGACCCTCCTGGTGGTCGGCAGCCGAGGACTCGGCGGCTTCACCGGGGCCCTCCTGGGCTCCGTGGGCCGGCACTGCGCCCAGCACGCCCCGTGCCCCGTGGTGATCGTGCGCGGGCGTCACGCCTGA
- the acsA gene encoding acetate--CoA ligase, translating to MGGGRAPGRDPVWERARAQLDGLPGQRGLNIAYEAVDRHVAAGHGNKVALRCIAADRTVTPVSYAELARRSNRFANGLRALGVGKGERVASLLGRCPELYVSVLGTLKNTSVFCPLFPAFGPAPVAERLRLGEVRVLVTTAELYRRKVADGRDGLPGLDHVLIVGPGTGDLPGTIAFDDLTSGASEDFTIPETDPEDMALLHFTSGTTGRPKGAVHVHEAVVAHHATAALALDLRPDDVFWCTADPGWVTGTSYGIIAPLTHGVTMVVDAGEYEARRWYGILAEQRVNVWYTAPTAIRMLMRMSPRGSPPDLPRSFDLSALRFIASVGEPLNPEAVRWGPEILGLSIHDNWWQTETGCIMIANVAGAEIRPGSMGLPLPGVTAGVLARGPNGRAEVTDGRVRVLDEPGAEGELALRPGWPSMFRGYLGAEERYRSCFADGWYLTGDVVRRDVDGYYWFVGRADDVIKSAGHLIGPFEVESTLMEHPAVAEAGVIGRPDPVVGEVVKAFVSLKPGFEAGDRLARDLTAFARRRLGPAIAPREIAFDQHLPKTRSGKVMRRLLRARELGLPEGDLSTLEETK from the coding sequence ATGGGCGGGGGCCGGGCGCCCGGGCGAGACCCCGTCTGGGAGCGGGCCCGGGCGCAGCTCGACGGGCTGCCCGGACAGCGTGGGCTGAACATCGCGTACGAGGCCGTCGACCGGCACGTGGCAGCCGGACACGGGAACAAGGTCGCACTTCGCTGCATCGCCGCGGACCGTACGGTCACCCCGGTTTCGTACGCCGAACTCGCCCGGCGCAGCAACCGATTCGCCAACGGGCTGCGGGCCCTCGGTGTCGGGAAGGGGGAGCGGGTCGCGTCACTGCTCGGCCGCTGCCCGGAGCTGTACGTGTCCGTCCTGGGGACGCTGAAGAACACCTCGGTGTTCTGCCCGCTGTTTCCCGCCTTCGGCCCGGCGCCGGTGGCGGAGCGGCTGCGGCTCGGGGAGGTGCGGGTCCTGGTCACCACTGCGGAGCTGTACCGCCGCAAGGTGGCGGACGGACGCGACGGGTTGCCCGGACTGGACCACGTCCTGATCGTCGGCCCGGGTACCGGGGACCTGCCCGGAACCATCGCGTTCGACGATCTGACGTCCGGCGCGTCCGAGGACTTCACGATCCCGGAGACCGATCCCGAGGACATGGCGCTGCTGCACTTCACCAGCGGGACGACCGGCAGGCCGAAGGGCGCGGTCCACGTGCACGAGGCCGTCGTCGCCCACCACGCGACCGCCGCGCTGGCGCTCGACCTGCGCCCGGACGACGTGTTCTGGTGCACCGCAGACCCGGGCTGGGTGACCGGCACCTCCTACGGGATCATCGCGCCGCTCACCCACGGGGTGACCATGGTCGTCGACGCGGGCGAGTACGAGGCCCGGCGCTGGTACGGCATCCTGGCCGAGCAGCGGGTGAACGTCTGGTACACCGCGCCGACGGCGATCCGGATGCTGATGCGGATGAGCCCCCGGGGCAGCCCGCCGGACCTGCCGCGTTCCTTCGACCTGTCGGCGCTGCGCTTCATCGCCAGCGTGGGTGAGCCGCTCAACCCCGAGGCGGTGCGCTGGGGGCCGGAGATCCTCGGCCTGTCGATCCACGACAACTGGTGGCAGACGGAGACCGGCTGCATCATGATCGCCAACGTGGCCGGTGCCGAGATCAGGCCTGGCTCGATGGGCTTGCCGTTGCCTGGTGTGACGGCGGGTGTCCTCGCCCGCGGGCCGAACGGGCGCGCGGAGGTCACCGACGGCAGGGTCCGGGTGCTGGACGAACCGGGGGCGGAGGGCGAGCTGGCTCTGCGGCCCGGCTGGCCGTCGATGTTCCGCGGCTACCTCGGCGCTGAGGAACGCTACCGGTCCTGCTTCGCCGACGGCTGGTACCTCACCGGGGACGTGGTCCGGCGTGACGTCGACGGCTACTACTGGTTCGTCGGGCGGGCGGACGACGTGATCAAGTCAGCCGGGCACCTGATCGGCCCGTTCGAGGTCGAGAGCACGCTGATGGAGCACCCTGCGGTGGCCGAGGCAGGGGTGATCGGCCGTCCCGACCCAGTGGTTGGGGAGGTCGTCAAGGCCTTCGTCTCGCTCAAGCCCGGGTTCGAGGCGGGCGACCGACTCGCCCGGGACCTCACCGCGTTCGCCCGGCGGCGGCTCGGCCCGGCCATCGCCCCGCGCGAGATCGCCTTCGACCAGCACTTGCCGAAGACCCGCAGTGGCAAGGTCATGCGGAGGCTGCTGCGGGCCCGTGAACTGGGTCTGCCCGAGGGTGATCTGTCGACCCTGGAGGAGACGAAATGA
- a CDS encoding CBS domain-containing protein encodes MTRNMVVAHRETTFKEIAGLFHRHGISAVPVVDERHRPGRALRFARPGGPRRPRGWSGADSRPRRSGTPPVRTAARRG; translated from the coding sequence ATGACCCGGAACATGGTCGTCGCGCACCGCGAGACCACCTTCAAGGAGATTGCCGGGCTGTTCCACCGCCACGGCATCTCCGCCGTGCCGGTCGTCGACGAGCGGCACCGCCCCGGCCGCGCGCTCAGGTTCGCTCGGCCAGGAGGGCCGCGCCGTCCGCGAGGGTGGTCAGGCGCGGATAGTCGTCCTCGTCGATCCGGCACCCCGCCCGTTCGGACAGCCGCTCGACGAGGGTGA
- a CDS encoding universal stress protein has protein sequence MTPVSSDGPRRPVVLGVDALDTGRMTAGWAADEAHRRGLPLRLVHAAPSLFHEFGVFDEGRYRKALRQRADQALDRAASTARERHPGLELITAVDEDFPALVLYRESVHAELMVLGSRRLGRTAELLSAYSVTVPVSAQSPCPVVVVRDPEHVTQDPPYVVVGVDGSPSSQAAVAFALDLAAERRATLRAIWVWQRPPVGNLDEPATERILRRLLVESTAGRHERHPDVTVTHELVHGHPVEELGAASEHALAVVVGRRGQGGFTGMRLGSVPHGLLHRAHCPIVIVPTPRR, from the coding sequence ATGACACCCGTGAGTTCGGACGGCCCGCGCCGTCCCGTCGTCCTCGGCGTCGACGCGCTCGACACCGGCCGGATGACCGCCGGCTGGGCCGCCGACGAAGCCCACCGCCGCGGACTGCCGCTGCGGCTGGTGCACGCCGCCCCGTCCCTGTTCCATGAGTTCGGCGTCTTCGACGAGGGCCGCTACCGCAAGGCCCTGCGCCAGCGCGCTGACCAGGCGCTCGACCGGGCCGCCAGCACGGCCCGCGAACGGCACCCCGGTCTGGAGCTCATCACGGCCGTCGACGAGGACTTCCCGGCCCTGGTGCTGTACAGGGAGTCCGTCCACGCCGAGCTGATGGTCCTGGGCTCCCGTCGGCTGGGGCGGACGGCCGAGCTGCTGAGCGCCTACTCGGTGACCGTCCCGGTGAGCGCCCAGTCCCCCTGCCCGGTCGTGGTCGTCCGCGACCCCGAGCACGTCACCCAGGACCCGCCGTACGTCGTGGTCGGTGTGGACGGCAGCCCGTCCTCGCAGGCCGCCGTCGCCTTCGCACTCGACCTCGCCGCCGAACGGCGGGCCACCCTGCGCGCCATATGGGTGTGGCAGCGCCCACCAGTCGGCAACCTCGACGAGCCTGCCACCGAACGGATCCTCCGCCGGCTGCTCGTCGAGTCCACCGCCGGACGGCACGAGCGCCACCCCGACGTGACCGTCACCCACGAACTGGTGCACGGCCACCCGGTCGAGGAGCTGGGCGCCGCGTCCGAGCACGCCCTCGCCGTGGTCGTCGGCCGCCGCGGGCAGGGCGGTTTCACCGGCATGCGGCTGGGCTCCGTCCCGCACGGCCTGCTGCACCGCGCGCACTGCCCGATCGTGATCGTGCCCACTCCCCGGCGCTGA
- a CDS encoding universal stress protein produces MLSRTSPRLARAGAGRGRERRDLPACQPWRARCPQLDVAADLVRGHTAAVLVDTAATARLLVVGRRTRWLPLGTHLGPVAHAAIHHVHCPVEVVPHG; encoded by the coding sequence GTGCTCTCTCGTACTTCTCCACGCCTGGCCCGGGCCGGCGCGGGACGTGGTCGGGAGCGACGAGACCTACCAGCGTGCCAGCCCTGGCGGGCCCGCTGCCCCCAGCTGGACGTGGCCGCCGACCTCGTCCGGGGCCACACTGCAGCCGTCCTCGTGGACACTGCGGCGACGGCCCGGCTGCTCGTCGTCGGCCGCCGCACCCGCTGGCTACCGCTCGGCACCCACCTCGGCCCGGTGGCCCATGCCGCGATCCACCACGTCCACTGCCCGGTCGAGGTCGTCCCGCACGGCTGA